Proteins from one Oryza sativa Japonica Group chromosome 12, ASM3414082v1 genomic window:
- the LOC112937324 gene encoding disease resistance protein RGA2 has product MEFTVSAARWVVGRALGPVTGELMEAWAASKKLGPNIRELKLLLLHAQAMLENAEGRDIRNGALDQLLSQLRDLAYDADDVLDELDYFRIQDELDGTYEAVDDAEEERGLVRGLALHARHTARAIARKLKCTCSASARSHADAEEGRCLPATAVGKLLPCCSPPTVHNDDAAGAKTNEQHLQAPKLKFVRVEMSKKMSEIVEQLKPVCDAVDRILGPLQPSGHSKNAKTQCIDLEKRPKTTPTIIEHELFGRKDLKRIVADEIMIGKYRDNDITVLPIVGPGGIGKTTFTQHIYEEVKNHFQISVWICVSQNFNANVLAKEIVEKMPKGNNEKENESDQEKIEKRIQSQQFLLVLDDVWEYHEDEWKTLLAPFRKSGTKGNMVIVTTRKQKIAKMVESTDCSIKLDRLDHEDSMRLFQACVFDNNKTWEDYPSGLQKVGVDIVDRLKGFPLAIKTGHPMMLEMCCVTFQNLYIFEHYGELGFPRDMGNLLKLRHFLVHDDNIHSSIFEVGKLNFLHELRKFEVKREMKGFDLEQIGRLLVLRGSLGIYNLEKVEGIKEANDAKLAYLNHLDSLVLDWDNERCNRDPIREGNVLENLKPHDNIRELHIAGHGGVSCPNWLSGDLSIRNLESLLIKYVNWDTFPLPGKLYMTEGQERQGSVTSHDFHNLKRLELVNIQKLKRWHGDGVDSGLEMLNYSKDESSLYITGKDAPGSMFWNMLDFNNLTELQEMNITKCPPISLDHLKMLTCLKTLQITDSGSILLPVDCENYVQYNLPVEKLIIRSCERSKARCGGAANNNNS; this is encoded by the exons ATGGAGTTCACCGTCAGCGCAGCACGGTGGGTGGTGGGCAGGGCGCTGGGCCCCGTCACCGGCGAGCTGATGGAGGCATGGGCGGCGAGCAAGAAGCTTGGCCCCAACATCCGCGAGCTCAAGCTCCTGCTCCTCCATGCGCAGGCGATGCTCGAAAATGCCGAGGGCCGGGACATCCGTAACGGTGCACTGGATCAGCTGCTGTCTCAGCTCCGGGACCTGGCgtacgacgccgacgacgtgcTGGACGAGCTCGACTACTTCCGCATCCAGGATGAGCTCGATGGCACGTACGAGGCGGTCGAcgacgccgaggaggagaggggcCTTGTCCGTGGCCTCGCCCTGCACGCTCGCCACACCGCGAGAGCCATCGCCAGAAAGCTGAAGTGCACGTGCAGTGCCAGCGCCAGGAGCCACGCTGATGCAGAAGAAGGGCGATGCCTCCCTGCCACTGCTGTCGGTAAACTCCTCCCTTGCTGCTCTCCCCCAACTGTGCACAACGATGATGCCGCTGGTGCTAAGACAAATGAACAGCATCTCCAAGCCCCTAAATTGAAGTTTGTTAGGGTTGAAATGTCCAAAAAAATGTCAGAGATAGTAGAGCAGCTTAAGCCTGTTTGTGACGCTGTTGACAGAATTCTTGGGCCACTACAGCCTTCAGGCCACTCCAAAAATGCTAAAACCCAATGCATTGATTTAGAAAAACGACCTAAAACCACCCCAACGATTATTGAGCATGAATTATTTGGAAGGAAAGACCTTAAAAGGATCGTGGCAGATGAAATTATGATTGGCAAATACCGTGATAATGACATTACCGTGCTTCCCATTGTTGGTCCAGGTGGTATCGGGAAGACAACTTTCACACAACACATATATGAAGAAGTGAAGAACCACTTTCAGATCTCCGTCTGGATATGTGTTTCTCAAAATTTCAATGCAAATGTATTAGCAAAGGAGATTGTAGAAAAAATGCCTAAGGGAAACAACGAAAAGGAAAATGAAAGTGACCAAGAGAAAATCGAGAAAAGAATACAATCACAGCAATTCTTGCTTGTCTTGGATGATGTGTGGGAATATCATGAGGATGAGTGGAAAACCTTACTAGCTCCATTTAGAAAAAGTGGAACAAAAGGAAATATGGTAATAGTTACAACTCGAAAGCAAAAGATAGCAAAAATGGTCGAATCAACCGATTGCTCAATAAAATTGGACCGCTTGGATCATGAAGATTCTATGCGGTTATTCCAGGCATGTGTGTTTGATAACAACAAGACATGGGAAGATTATCCATCGGGTTTACAGAAAGTTGGGGTAGACATAGTGGACAGATTGAAGGGTTTCCCTCTTGCTATAAAAACC GGGCATCCTATGATGTTGGAGATGTGTTGTGTAACTTTTCAGAACTTGTACATCTTCG AGCACTATGGTGAATTGGGTTTTCCAAGGGACATGGGAAACCTTCTAAAACTACGCCATTTTCTTGTCCATGATGATAATATTCACTCTAGCATTTTTGAGGTGGGAAAACTAAATTTTTTACATGAGTTACGGAAGTTTGAGGTCAAAAGAGAAATGAAAGGTTTTGACTTGGAGCAAATTGGGCGACTACTAGTACTCCGTGGGTCACTGGGCATTTATAACCTTGAAAAGGTTGAAGGGATCAAGGAAGCAAATGATGCAAAACTAGCATATCTAAACCATTTGGATAGTTTAGTATTGGATTGGGATAATGAGCGATGTAATAGGGATCCTATCAGAGAAGGAAATGTTCTTGAAAATCTTAAACCACATGACAACATTCGAGAGCTGCACATTGCAGGGCATGGAGGCGTATCTTGCCCGAATTGGCTAAGTGGAGACCTCTCCATTAGAAATTTGGAATCACTTCTGATAAAATATGTAAATTGGGACACATTTCCACTTCCAGGAAAGTTGTACATGACTGAGGGTCAAGAGCGTCAGGGTTCTGTCACAAGCCACGACTTTCATAATCTGAAAAGGTTGGAGCTAGTTAACATACAAAAGCTGAAAAGATGGCATGGGGATG GTGTGGATTCAGGTTTGGAGATGTTGAATTACAGTAAAGACGAATCAAGTCTGTATATCACAGGAAAAGATGCTCCAGGTAGCATGTTTTGGAACATGCTTGATTTCAATAATCTAACAGAACTGCAAGAGATGAATATCACAAAATGTCCCCCTATATCGTTGGATCACCTTAAAATGCTGACATGTCTCAAGACCCTTCAGATAACTGATTCAGGTAGCATATTGTTGCCAGTTGATTGTGAAAACTATGTCCAGTACAATCTTCCAGTTGAGAAACTGATAATCCGTTCATGTG AACGTAGCAAGGCTCGGTGTGGCGGAGCAGCGAACAATAACAACTCCTGA